GCGATGGAGCGGGAAGAACGCGCCGCGCCCGGCCCGGGCCCTGCCCCCGAGCCGGCAGCGCCCCCGCCCGCCCCGTCAGCCGGTGAGAGCGCCACCGCAAGCGGAGAGGCCGCCGCTGAACCCAAAACCGGGACAAAGAAGAAAGCCACGGCGAAAAAGAAAGCGGCGGTGAAAAAAGCCGCAGCCAAGAAAAAAACAGCAGCCAAGAAAAAAACAGCGGCGAAGAAAGCCGCGACCAGGAAAAAAACCAGCGCAAAGAAAACTGCGTCCAAGAAAAAAGCCGCAGCCAAAAAGAAAGCCACCGCGAAGAAAAAGCTAACAGCCAAAAAAGCCGCGGCAAAGAAAACCGCAGCCAGGAAAAAGGCGGTGGCCGCGAAGAAAAAAACCTCGGCAAAGAAAAAAGCCGCCAGAAAAAAGGCGGCAGCGAAGAAGAAATCCGTCGCCAAAAAGAACGTCAGCAAAAAGCGCGCGGGCGCCAAAAAGAAGGCCGCCAAAAAGATTCGTGCACGGAAAAAAACGACAGTCCGGAAAAAGGCCGGCGCGAAGAGAAGCGGTAAAAAAGCATCAGCAAAAAAGAAAGCGGCGGCGAAGCAGCGCAATGCGAAGAGGCAGGCGTCGGCAATAAAACGCGGGGGCAAGAAAACCGCCAAAAAGCGGGCCGGAGCGAAAACAAGGGCCAAAAAAGCCATTGCGAAAAAACGGGCCGCGGCAAGGAAAAAAAGCTCAGCGAAAAAATCAGCGGCCAAAAAGCGCAGCAGCGCCAAAAAGAAAATCGTGAAAAAAAAGGCGCGCGGTAGACGGCGTTAGCGCCGGACCGCGGCGTCTGCGGCAGTTCGGCCAAACACGTTACCCGCCACAGCATTGAGGACCTTTTGCAGTGAAAGAGATTGAATTCGTGCCCTCGGGGTTTCCCCACCGCCGCATGCGCCGCATGCGGCGCGATGAATTCTCCCGCCGCCTGATGCGCGAATCCTGTCTCAGCATCGACGATCTGATCTACCCCGTCTTTGTGCTGGAGGGCGAGGGCCGCCGCGAAGCCGTGCCGTCCATGCCCGGGGTGGAGCGGGTCAGTATCAATTTGCTGCTGGAAGAGGCAGCCATCCTGGTGGAACTGGGTGTGCCCGCCGTTGCCCTGTTTCCTGTGACACCCCAGGAAGCGAAGTCCCTGGATGCCGGGGAAGCCTACAACCCGGAGGGCCTGGCCCAGCGCACGGTACGGGCCCTGAAAGAGAACTTCCCCGGGCTGGGTGTCATCACCGACGTGGCCCTGGACCCGTTCACCAGCCACGGTCAGGACGGCCTGGTTGATGATGCCGGCTACGTGCTGAACGACGAGACCGTGGCGGTGCTGGTGAAACAGGCCCTGTCCCATGCCGAAGCCGGCGCCGACGTGGTGGCGCCTTCGGACATGATGGACGGCCGCGTCAACGCCATCCGTGAGGCCCTGGAGGGCCGCGGCCACATTCATACCCGTATCCTGGCCTATTCCGCCAAGTACGCCTCCAGTTTTTACGGTCCTTTCCGCGACGCCGTGGGCTCGGCGGCCAACCTGGGCGCGGGCAACAAATACAGCTACCAGATGGACCCGGCCAACAGTGACGAGGCCCTGTGGGAAGTGGGTCTGGATCTGGCGGAAGGCGCGGACATGGTCATGATCAAACCGGGCATGCCCTATCTCGACATCGTGCGGCGGGTGAAGGATCTATATGGCGTGCCCACCTACGTCTATCAGGTGAGCGGTGAATACGCCATGCTGGCCGCCGCCGCCCAGAACGGCTGGCTGGACCGCCGGGCCGTGGTGATGGAATCGCTGCTGGGTTTCAAGCGGGCCGGGGCCGATGGCATCCTCACTTATTTCGCCAAACAAGTGGCCGGCTGGCTGAAACAAGGCTGAGGCGGAACCCCCGCGCCTGGCCACAGTCTTTCTCACGGGGCGTGGCGCCAACAGCAGCGTGTGCGTCCCTGACTCATGAGAACAACAAGCCGCCACATCCGCATCATTTTGCCCCCGGCTTTGCTGGCCCTGGCGCTGGCCGGGGCCTATGCCCTCTACGCCACCCACCCGCAGAGTGCGGCGCGGCAGGTGGAGGAGCGGGCCTGGCGGGTCAGTGTCGAACCGCTGCGCATCGCCAGCCTTGCTCCCACCCTCACCCTCTACGGCCAAGTGGAATCTCCCCGCGCCGCCCGGCTCAAATCGGCGCTGGCCGCCGAGGTGGTGGCGCTGTCCGCCCGGGAAGGACGCGCTGTCAACAGGGGAGAGGTGCTGCTGCGGCTGGATGAGCGGGATCGGCGCCTCGCCTTGCGGCGGCGCGAAGCGGAAGTCCGGGAGATCGCAGCCCAACTCGACAGCGAGCGGCGTCGCGCGGCGCGGGACCGGGCGGCCCTGGAACGGGAACGGGCCCTGCTGGAACTGGCCCGCCAGAGCCTCGCCCGCAGCCGCGACCTGGCCGCCAGGCAACTTGCCAGTGATGCCGCGGTGGACGAGGCCCAAAGCGCCGTCGAGCGCCAGGCCCTGGCAGTGCAATTGCGCGAAGCCGAGCTGGCCGATGCCCCCACCCGCCTCAAAGCCCTGCAGGCCCGCTTGCGGCGGGCTGAAGCGGAGCGCGAGCAGGCGGCGCTGGACCTCAGCCGCGCGGTGGTCAAGGCGCCCTTCCCTGCCGTGGTCAGCCGGGTGGAAGTGGCCGTGGGCGACCGGGTGGCCGTGGGCACGCCCCTAGTGCGGCTTTTCGATCCGGAGGCCCTGGAGATCCGCGCCCAGATTCCGGCGGACCGGCTGGGCGCAGTGCGCGCTGCGCTGGCGGCGGGCCGGCCCTTGCGCGCCACGCTGGCGGCGGACGGCGCCCCGCGGACTGCCGTCCTGGACCGCCTTGCCGCCGAGGTGGACCCCCAAAGCGGCGGCGTGGACGGCTTGTTCCGGTTCACGGCGTCCGCACCGGCCCTGCCCCTGGGGCAGTTCGTCGATCTGCTGCTGGAACTGCCCCCCCAGGCCGGGGTGGCCGCCATACCGCCCCAGGCGCTGCACGGTCTTGAGCGGGTTTATGTGCTGCGGGAGGGCCGCATGCGGGGCGTTGACGTGAGCCTGGTGGGGGAACGGCGCGTGGGGGGGAAGACGCGCTTGTTGGTGCGGGGCGCCGGCCTGCGCAGTGGTGACCGGCTCATCACCACCCCCTTGCCCAACGCCATCGACGGTCTCAAGGTCACCACCGGCCCATGAGCGCGCCGGCGGCCCCCCCGCGCGATATGCTCGGCGTTTTCGCCCGCCACAAGGTGGCCGCCAATCTGACCATGGCCCTGATGATCCTGGCGGGCGGCTGGGGCCTCAGCAAACTCAACGTGCAGTTTTTTCCCAATTTCGCCCTGGATTTCGCCATCGTGC
This sequence is a window from Gammaproteobacteria bacterium. Protein-coding genes within it:
- the hemB gene encoding porphobilinogen synthase, which translates into the protein MRRMRRDEFSRRLMRESCLSIDDLIYPVFVLEGEGRREAVPSMPGVERVSINLLLEEAAILVELGVPAVALFPVTPQEAKSLDAGEAYNPEGLAQRTVRALKENFPGLGVITDVALDPFTSHGQDGLVDDAGYVLNDETVAVLVKQALSHAEAGADVVAPSDMMDGRVNAIREALEGRGHIHTRILAYSAKYASSFYGPFRDAVGSAANLGAGNKYSYQMDPANSDEALWEVGLDLAEGADMVMIKPGMPYLDIVRRVKDLYGVPTYVYQVSGEYAMLAAAAQNGWLDRRAVVMESLLGFKRAGADGILTYFAKQVAGWLKQG
- a CDS encoding adenylate kinase gives rise to the protein MRIVLLGAPGSGKGTQGKLLADKFNIPQISTGDLLRAAVAAQTSLGLKAKATMDAGQLVSDDIVLGIIAERLQEADTARGFILDGFPRNIPQAEALDRMLAEMNKPLDGVILIDVDFESLVERLAGRRTCEVCGQVYNIYTSPSRLDDQCEQCGGQLRHRADDNEETISNRLRVYEQQTAPLIAYYRDRGRLYPVNGEGDIEDIFAHIEEVVARFGKTPTVPAPQAPAAMEREERAAPGPGPAPEPAAPPPAPSAGESATASGEAAAEPKTGTKKKATAKKKAAVKKAAAKKKTAAKKKTAAKKAATRKKTSAKKTASKKKAAAKKKATAKKKLTAKKAAAKKTAARKKAVAAKKKTSAKKKAARKKAAAKKKSVAKKNVSKKRAGAKKKAAKKIRARKKTTVRKKAGAKRSGKKASAKKKAAAKQRNAKRQASAIKRGGKKTAKKRAGAKTRAKKAIAKKRAAARKKSSAKKSAAKKRSSAKKKIVKKKARGRRR
- a CDS encoding HlyD family efflux transporter periplasmic adaptor subunit produces the protein MRTTSRHIRIILPPALLALALAGAYALYATHPQSAARQVEERAWRVSVEPLRIASLAPTLTLYGQVESPRAARLKSALAAEVVALSAREGRAVNRGEVLLRLDERDRRLALRRREAEVREIAAQLDSERRRAARDRAALERERALLELARQSLARSRDLAARQLASDAAVDEAQSAVERQALAVQLREAELADAPTRLKALQARLRRAEAEREQAALDLSRAVVKAPFPAVVSRVEVAVGDRVAVGTPLVRLFDPEALEIRAQIPADRLGAVRAALAAGRPLRATLAADGAPRTAVLDRLAAEVDPQSGGVDGLFRFTASAPALPLGQFVDLLLELPPQAGVAAIPPQALHGLERVYVLREGRMRGVDVSLVGERRVGGKTRLLVRGAGLRSGDRLITTPLPNAIDGLKVTTGP